A window of Macrotis lagotis isolate mMagLag1 chromosome X, bilby.v1.9.chrom.fasta, whole genome shotgun sequence contains these coding sequences:
- the CNN2 gene encoding calponin-2 — protein sequence MSSTQFNKGPSYGLSAEVKNRLQSKYDPQVEGELRGWIEGLTELSIGPDFQKGLKDGIILCTLMNKLQPGSVPKINRSQQNWHQLENLSNFIKAMVNYGMNPVDLFEANDLFESGNMTQVQVSLLALAGKAKTKGLQSGVDIGVKYSEKQERNFDDAKLKAGQCVIGLQMGTNKCASQSGMTAYGTRRHLYDPKNQILAPMDHSTISLQMGTNKCASQVGMTAPGTRRHIYDTKMGTDKCDNTSMSLQMGYTQGANQSGQVFGLGRQIYDPKYCPQGPTGDGPGIGPGDSPSSAEPPEYHYYREEEGY from the exons CTCCAGTCCAAGTATGATCCACAAGTGGAAGGTGAGTTGAGGGGCTGGATCGAGGGTCTCACAGAACTCAGCATTGGGCCAGACTTCCAGAAGGGACTCAAAGATGGCATCATCCTATGCAC TCTCATGAACAAACTACAGCCTGGCTCCGTGCCCAAGATTAATCGCTCACAACAGAACTGGCACCAG CTGGAAAATCTCTCCAATTTCATCAAGGCCATGGTTAACTATGGCATGAACCCTGTGGATCTCTTTGAAGCCAATGACCTCTTTGAAAGTGGAAATATGACTCAGGTTCAAGTATCACTTCTGGCTCTGGCTGGAAAG GCCAAGACAAAAGGACTACAGAGTGGTGTGGACATTGGGGTCAAGTACTCAGAGAAACAAGAACGAAACTTTGATGATGCCAAATTGAAGGCCGGGCAGTGTGTTATTGGCCTCCAG ATGGGCACCAATAAATGTGCCAGCCAATCAGGTATGACAGCCTATGGTACCCGAAGACACTTGTATGACCCTAAGAACCAGATCCTGGCCCCAATGGACCACTCAACTATCAGCTTGCAGATGGGGACCAACAAATGTGCCAGTCAG GTTGGCATGACAGCCCCAGGCACCAGGCGGCATATCTATGACACCAAGATGGGCACAGACAAGTGTGATAACACCTCCATGTCTCTGCAGATGGGTTACACCCAGGGTGCCAACCAAAGTGGGCAGGTGTTCGGGCTGGGGCGACAGATCTATGATCCCAAATACTGTCCCCAAGGTCCCACCGGAGATGGGCCAGGGATAGGGCCAGGTGACAGCCCTAGCTCTGCGGAGCCCCCTGAGTACCACTATTATAGGGAAGAGGAAGGGTATTGA